AAACGATcactaaaaaagtttttgaaaataacaaaatacaattttctcaaggggaaaaaatatcaaacggAAAAGTTTaagcatgtttgaaagcaaaCGAGAATGTAAAATGgcaatttggaaataattttgcaaattaTGTGCTACTTTTGATCTGATTTCAAAGATCATTAGAAGATCAAAGGGTAATACATAGacgatttcatttcattttgaaagtactGCGGATCATTTCCCGgtagcgtttagaaaagcccgtaaaacaaataaataaaacatGACCAAAGGATTCAAGAACTTTCAAAGTCCTTAGAAAATCAAAGTTTGGACCCCTAAATTGATACCCCAAACGAcgcaggtttctagatcaaatttggttcctctcgGTGCTTTATCTCAACTCTCCCTCAGGATGAAGAGACATGGactaaaatgaaagcattTGAACATTTGCTCTTTATAAATCACGAATACAATCGAAACAGAGCATGCTCAATCAGACGTCCAAATCTACTGTTCTCAAGTTCAGGCACTAAAAGATGCTGAAAacgaggaaaagaaggaaaacagaCTTAAAAAGAAGCAGCCCAATGGAAATGACCTAAACTTTATTGGGGACGCTCTTGACCAATTGTGGAACATGGAGAAAAGTGGTGAATGTTTTGGTCAGAATAAAAAGGATTGTCCAAAGGAAATCAAACAACCGAGATCGTGTTCCTCTTGTAAATACGAGTACCGTATGTCACACACAAAGAGTGGGAGTGGGCCGAGACTTTGTTAGCAAAACATGCCCAACAAGTTTCTTTGAACGAAAAAATTGAGGTCATCAAGAAGGACGTAAGATATCCTCGAAAATCCTTGCCAAAAAGGTCTTCAGTCAAAGATTTACCAGTATATTGGGATCACACTAATGGAGTCCTTCGTGTGGAGACGAGGCTCCATCTGGCTTCATCATTGACCCATGACTTCAAAAATCCTATAATTCTACCAAAAGGATCAGTCCGCAGAGAGGCGAATTTTACACATCCATCAATCAAGATTACACGCCAGCCAGAGACACACCTTCAATCTCATGAGACCAAAATTCTGGGTCATGGGAGGTTTCAAATACGTTAAACAAGTCGTCCGACAATGTAAAAAACCTCGATGCAGATATATCAAATTCGAATCCCCCAAAATGTCTCCATTGCCATCAATGAGAATGGACAATCCCAGCCTTGGGTCCACGTCAGTCTTGATTACATGGGACCATTGACGCGTAAGTATGAATGCTACCCAGAAATAAGTTCCTTAGTCAAAAGCGACGACAATGGAAGGCAACTGAATGCAGAGCAACAGAagtcaaaagtaaaagaaatcgCAAAACGTGTGTTACCCCAAAACTTATAAAGTTTGGATAGTTTTGTTTACTTCCCTGCACACAAGATCGATCCAtgttgaaattgttgaaacttgcttcaaaatccctcgattattgaaaattcaaaggcGGATGGTGTGAGtcgactgtgatgtttgtcttagttctccctcccaaaatacccaaaatcaggatgcCGGATCAACAATTctcctttaatttttttatcacttgacatgccctatagacattaaaaaatgtagggaggaacatggcaagTTTTACAATGTAGGTAGAAGAATTCTTGTCAACCATAGTTCTTTTCCTatggttcaagttttcagccgtCCAAGGTAACTTTGggctaaacgggtgatacaaaaTGGACGAATAAAGAATTTGACTTGcatgaataaaaattacgagtgagatGGATTCGTGTAcagttccaaaatgtttttgatgttaGTGGTTGCCATTGCAGAACCATCgaagcactccttgaaagtgaatcaaggGTGTGTTAAACAATACTGAGCGAAAAAAGAGATTTCttgatccttgaattccaatgtcaatcattttaaaaatatcaaCAGTTCAAGAAGCAAAAACTGGAGcataatggctggaaatgataaGCAttagcctctttgaaaggatggagggtgaaagcgatccaaggtaaggcctaaatcatcgttttagccccttATGCTGCacgaaaaatgtttcatgttctgaacttcagagggcgctttgtcattcagcctctaccaaataaagagCCGATgggtcaattcctttttattgagtTATAATGCGTTCGTTATCTTTATAATGATCATTCAGATCAGCAGAACTACGGAATAATTCCAATATTACTGGTTTGATCAACATAGCTTGGTaatttcgatttcaatttANNNNNNNNNNNNNNNNNNNNNNNNNNNNNNNNNNNNNNNNNNNNNNNNNNNTatagagagagaaaaacaGAGAGTTCGTTTTCAAGGTagaaggaggaaggaagggaATGAGGGAAAAGGGGAGGGAGGCGGGGATGAACTCTCCAAATGGACATCTACTCGCTTTTAAAGAGCAGAATAGCTACCTGGCCCAGATAAAAGTAAATAAAGTGCTGGGTTTCATTGGTGGTGTAGCTACCAAAGTTCCGCCCCACAATGCAATACCAAGTGGGACTGTACTTCTTATCGAACTCCATCTTGATGTACGCAGCTATGTCCTTCTcattgttgcatttttcaagggCTTGGGTGGCGAAATGCACGGCGTCCTGACGCATTTCTTCAGACATGTTTGCATTCTTGATCACGGCTTTCCGGTCACTCCTCATAATTTGATGGAATAGGGTtctggaagcaaaaaaatacgAGTTCAACAACGAttctttcatttggatttgaagaTTTGGGGGCTtaactaaaaaaaacaaacagaaaAACAGGTAAAGGATTAACGCAAATCTTTGCCTTTCGTTCGATAAGACCGTGTCTACTAGGCCTAAATGTATTCAGCTCcgtcaaaaacaaatcaagagttcaaacttgtagaatttCTTGATGTCCAGGAAGTCATTCCTCcaagtcagcatgggttccgagcacattttagcacggtttcccaactgattgagtatATAGAGCAAGTCTGAGGGACTATAGAGCCATGAGTCACTCGATGTAGTCTAACTTGACTTTTCCAAGGTCTTTGACGAGTAGATCCAGTATTTTAGTCAGAGGCTCCATGGATTGGGATCtgtgataggaagcaaatagttAAGCtcaagggatcccttagtgacatacgtGATGTCAAGTCGcgtgttcctcagggctctatttttaggtcctctcctttcatttatcttcattgctccacctcagaagcttagtagtaGTTATGTCaatatctcttcctatgctgatgatacaaaattgcTTGCTGTAGGAATCGGCTATGCAGGGTtgctaagagtaatatggccttgaatggaatgattttccgctcaatgacctttgggtcaacgccattAGACTCACCACTAGTAGACGATGAAGGTAAGGGTATTCAGCAGGCTTCGCCCATGCacgatttttttggtttttttttcacggacttttctaaccgctatgaggaatgtaatccccagcactatgaaaatgaagggctataattcgtctatttattacctttcaatctttatatggtaattggtctgccaacgaatttgagttagcTGACGAGCTAGTTtttaaatgtagggttgatctggaatgctatctaaaaatttgtctaagtctgacttgaaagatgctaccggatcaacaaagcctacgtattccctacgaatattaaagggaagcaaatcaatcaatgaaggagcccgagaaagaagagagttgaacttcattgttcgaactagcctggattctcgagacttaaatgtgctctcaaaacgcacattaagcctctacagtcagtagaattgaccctaaatcgtgggttgggacaaagtacatggatgcttttgaagacatacagtatcagataactttcgtaccttctctgaatactgtacaatcccaacctttctaagTTCTTCCCATTACTAGATATACGCGTATAGAGCTTTCTCATTTCTGTGATATTCATAGTGATTTTGGACCTgatcgaccttttgcaaacctgctgaacttattgaagcccaaatgggtgaagtatATTGAatatgtggctgaacaatcgacttgtacagagttagcatcgtgatgttATCTCTAGACCTAAACGTGTGATAtgtatatccaaccacacatttgaaatgctttaccCAACCTCAACTGGATATGATCATTAGAGggcggtaaaaaaaaaatgtcattgagtgTGAATTCCAGAAGGATGTTAAAATTAGTTTTCCTTATAGTAAAGACTCCTTAACACGAATCCCTGCATTTTCTGCTCGACGTTGCATAATTTGAATCTGCTGTGAGGAAACCTAGTTTTGACGACCGTTTCAAATTTACCCTCAATGGTATCGCATTGTAGGAAAAGTTGAGACCTGCTCACTATCGTTACCTCTATTATCCATAAGTGGAGTATTCAAGGGAATAGACCCGATGGTCAttgagaggaatttcattccgttcaaggtcatattactctccgtaacccaagaatatattttatctaggtcctttgccaagctactggaatcttggccattcctaccaaaaactaGACCAAAAACTAACTTAGTGTtgtcagcataggaagagagtCTGGCaataatactaagcttttgaagcggagcaacgaatatcataaaaaggaggggccgtaagatggagccctggggaaaaaatgacttgacatcatatttGTCACTAatggatccctcgaccttagcaatttgcttcctatcatgaatgacgcttcttatccaattgagaaccttgccttggatctcaatgtcatgtagtctattcaacaaaaggccatgatctactttatcaaagacctttgcaaaatcaagatagacaacattaACTGACTTAtctctctctagttcctcaaaaATCTGTTCTATGTCTATGTTTAATCAGTTGGGTAgccgtgctaaaatgcgctcggaaGCCACGCTGACTAGATGGAAgaacatcatggacttcaagaaactctacaagtttggacttcacgatcttctcaaacaccttagcaatattcgaagtaagagaaatcggcctatagtcTCTAGGAAGCGCCTTAtgtctcattttcaaaattggaacaacaagaCCCAACTTGagagaagatggaaacttgccatGATTAAAGATGCAACGCACATAACCTTTCCAAGTAATGCCTAAGctttttgctgctgaaatttttcaatgtcaattattgggcaaagtattgaacaaaatgtgtGCCTAATATCTATTTTCGTAACTATTGATTGTACATACTTCAAACCAACCatgtaaatatttttaaaatgacttttagcATGCCTTAAAATACAACAACTGAAACGTGCTAATTGGGTTTTCATGAAatagcaagaatttgctctaaacacaatgaGTCAATACTTTTTAATAACAATactatttgtagaaaattgttcaagaaACATATTGACCAAGTTTCAAGTAAGTTGGTAAACtagttatgaaactatggttctcactctgggaatggtcCTTAATCCAAAATAGACACACTGTAttctgagctacatattgttctttaaactaaAGATATTTTAGATGCTTTTCAGAAAagcaatttattggagtccaaagatatagtgtactgtactttggtattactcttTGCCCCTTATATAAtacctgccttttatgcaaactttctgataagtagaaatttaaactctacttAAAgttaactcattcatttttcaccaatgccatttttttttcaaatgtgtggattaaggcaaaattatcaattgtccatcccaaatattctaatatgttaacatttacactatgtacatgtatttttgttgccttattccatgcatttctcttttatttgtcagtgtaagttctCCATCAATTAGTGAAATAATTCtcgttgattttctatctatgcgtgtttttgagccagtttacgcaatatttcactgatttgaaagacaattagattgtttttgattaactTGATCATGATTATATCATTTATTcctctgactttcaaaattaattcagacaTATCTAGTgcatggacggagttgtatgtcaaggagatcattacAGTATTTACTAAAAAAACACTTACTTGTACTATGTGGTATgaataatcttgttttattgatactagagttactgtcttgattcaacgcaatggcctaacttggcggtcaggggaaagccgtgtcattttctttctttagaGCCCCTGACTAACGTCCCCAATCTCAATAGACTTATCATTAGAGCTCACGGTGGTATCCcaacactgataaagtttttgtgcaaatgccagacttctagtaacgattttcgttgttattgaaacaaatagAACAAATTTTGTAAACAAAAAGCATCTCgtattttagctcagattaaaatattaatccactttcACAccacaaaaagatattttttcaaaaacgtaatcaatagatgttgggagtaaccttatttgcgtttccaactacaattttatccaaatcaattgcgtaaacgataagatatcacgttttcaaatattccatttgcgtcaaatttgactacaaattgctccagttatatcttaaaacaattgccaagaaatataatatactttttctatgccttaaacataaatgaaaatatttcacttttttgaaacgggtagaaccccccccccccccaaaaaaaaagtttgcaaaatACCTAAAAACTtgcttaatgtcaatattgcTCAATGGTGATGCcgtacttgtcaatcgcaactttaattaaccttaatcttgaattttcacAAAATTATGtcaacgttgaataaaaacatcgcttgTACGTAAcgattaattattgcaaaaagtgacaaaatttAAACTTAAaccactattagatgatgatgaagggaaggacattgagcaggtctcatccatgaaggatttaggtgtagtcctccaagataatggaaagttcgatgagcatatccagttgagggtgggtaaagcatttcaaatgtgtggttggatatatcgcacgtttaagtccagagatagtatcacgatgctaactctgtacaagtcgattgttcagccgtatcttgaatatgcctctcccatttgggctccaattagttcagcaggtttgcaaaagctcgagcaggtcctaagatgtttttctaggaacattgcggatatgagagagctctctctcgtattgggaaaggttagaaaggttgggattgtacagtattcagaaaaggtacgaaaggtatctgatattgtacgttttccaaagcattcatgagctttgtcccaacccaggatttagggtcaattctactgaccgtagaggcttaacgtgcgttttgaaagcaccttcaagccctcgagaatccaggctagttaaaacaatgaagtccaactctcttctttcttgggctccttcattgttcaatttactgccctcaaatattcgtagggtttatgtagaggttgatccagtagcaagatttaagtcagagttggataagtttttgactaaaattctgGATCAcacttatattcaaggattagccagatcagccaattctaattcgttggtcgatcaaataatatgaaTAACCTcattcgtcttgaactgctgggattccaatcccggtagcggtaaggaagtccgcaaaaaaaacctctcaCATGTCTCGttcaaactagagggcttgtagTTCAAGCACTTTAGGAAGGAACATAATAGAACAGCGTAGCTTTTGGCAAATAACTAAAATAAAAGACTATTTTGCATCTCTggtgtcttggcatttgagcaaacacttaaccagaaaatataaacACCGTGAGCTATGAGCtattgcttctaaactcagtggggttgaaaactcACTAGACaactgatctcctagcatgttaACCATAATCTCCATATAGCTTCACCCTCGACTGCTTCTtgatcctgttttctcgtGCTTGACGCGTTGCATCTTTAATCatggcaagtttccatcttctctCAAGTTGGgtcttgttgtttttcaattttgaaaatgagacaTAAGGCGCTTCCTAGAgactataggccgatttctcttacttcgaatattgctaaggtgtttgagaagatcgtgaagtccaaacttgtagagtttcttgaagtcctgATGTTCTTCCATCTAGTCAGCGTGGCttccgagcgcattttagcacggcTACCCAATGATTAAACATAGACATAGAACAGATttttgaggaactagagagagaTAAGTCAGTtaatgttgtctatcttgattttgccaaggtctttgataaagtagatcatggcctttttgttgaatagactacatgacattgagatccaaggcaaggttctcaattggataagaagcgtcattcatgataggaagcaaattgctaaggtcgagggatccatTAGTGACaaatatgatgtcaagtcattttttccccagggctccatcttacggcccctcctttttatgatattcgttgctccgcttcaaaagcttagtattattgccagtctctcttcctatgctgacaACACTAAGTTAGTTTTTGGTCtagtttttggtaggaatggccaagattccagtagcttggcaaaggacctagataaAATATTTCTTGGGTTACGGAGAGTAATATgaccttgaacggaatgaaattcctctcaaTGACCATCGGGTCTATTCCCTTGAATACTCCACTTATGGATAATCGAGGTAACGATAGTGAGCAGGTCTCAACTTTTCCTACAATGCGATACCATTGAGGGTAAATTTGAAACGGTCGTCAAAAACTAGGTTTCCTCACAGCAGATTCAAATTATGCAACGTCGAGCAGAAAATGCAGGGATTCGTGTTAAGGAGTCTTTACTATAAGAAAACTAATTTTAACATCCTTCTGGAATTCAcactcaatgacattttttttttaccgccCTCTAATGATCATATCCAGTTGAGGTTGggtaaagcatttcaaatgtgtggttggatatacaTATCACACGTTTAGGTCTAGAGATaacatcacgatgctaactctgtacaagtcgattgttcagccacatatTCAATatacttcacccatttgggcttcaataagttcagcaggtttgcaaaaggtcgatcAGGTCCAAAATCACTATGAATATCACAGAAATGAGAAAGCTCTACACGCGTATATCTAGTAATGGAGAAGTTagaaagttgggattgtacagtattcaagAGAAGTACGAAAgttatctgatactgtatgtcttcaaaagcatccatgaactttgtccaaCCCacgatttagggtcaattctactgactgtagaggcttaatgtgcgttttgagagcacccataaccttcaagaatccaggctagtttgaagaatgaagtccacttctttctttctcgggctccttcattgttcaatttgcttccctttaatattcgtagggaatacgtaggccttgttgattcggtagcatctttcaagtcagacttggacaaattttagatagcattccagatcaaccctacatttaaaaactaactcaaattcgttggcagaccaaataccatataaagattgaaaggtaataaaatagacgaattatagcccttcattttcatagtgctggggattacattcctcatagcggttagaaaagtccgtgaaaaaacaaaccaaaaaaatcgtGCATGGGACGAAGCCTGCTGAATACCCTTACCTTCATCGTCTACTAGTGGAGGAGTCTAATGGCGTTCgaccaaaggtcattgagcggaaaatcattccattcaaggccatattactcttagcaACCCTACATAGCCGATTCCTACAGCAagctaattttgtatcatcagcataggaagagatattGACATAACtactactaagcttctgaggtggagcaatgaagataatgaaaggagaggacctaaaatagagccctgaggaacacgCGACTTGACATCacgtatgtcactaagggatcccttgaGCTTaactatttgcttcctatcacaAACCCAATCCATGGAGCCTCTGACTAAAATGCCTGGATCTACCTCGTCAAAGACCTTGGAAAAGTCAAGTTAGACTACATCGAGTGACTCATGGCTCTatagtccctcaatgacttgctctatatactcaatcagttgggaaaccgtgctaaaatgtgctcggaacccatgctgacttgGAGGAATGACTTCCTGGACACCAAGaaattctacaagtttgaactcttgatttgttttttgacGGAGCTGAATACATTTAGGCCTAGTAGACCACGGTCTTATCGAACGAAAGGCAAAGATTTGCGTTAATCCTTTACCTGttttttctgtttgttttttttagttaAGCCCAtcttcaaatccaaatgaaagaaTCGTTGTTGAACTcgtatttttttgcttccagaACCCTATTCCATCAAATTATGAGGAGTGACCGGAAAGCCGTGACTAAGAATGCAAACATGTCTGAAGAAATGCGTCAGGACGCCGTGCATTTCGCCACCCAAGcccttgaaaaatgcaacaatgAGAAGGACATAGCTGCGTACATCAAGATGGAGTTCGATAAGAAGTACAATCCCACTTGGTATTGCATTGTGGGGCGGAACTTTGGTAGCTACACCACCAATGAAACCCGGCACTTTATTTACTTTTATCTGGCCAGGTAGCATTCTAGCTCTTTAAAAGCGGGTAGATGTCCATTTGGAGAGTTCATCCCCGCCTCCCTCCCCCTTTCCCTCATTCCTTTCCTTCCTCCTTTTGAAAACGAACTCTCTGTTTTTCTCTCTCTAAATGAAATCGAAAATTACCCAAGCTATGTTGATCAACACAGTAATATTGGAAATTATTCCCGTAGTGTGCTGATCTGAATGATCATTATAAAGATAACGAACGCATTATAactcaataaaaaggaattgacccCATCGGctctttatttggtagaggctgaatgacaaagcgccctctgaagttcagaacatgaaacatttttcgtGCAGCATAAgggggctaaaacgatgatttaggccttaccttggatcggtttcaccctccatcctttcaaagaggctaaTGCttatcatttccagccattatgCTCCAGTTTTTTGCTTCTTGAACTGTTGatattttaaaattatttgacattggaattcaaggatcaaGAAAtctctttttcgctcagtaTTGTTTAACACACccttgattcactttcaaggagtgcttcGATGGTTCTGCAATGGCAAACCACtaacatcaaaaacattttggaactgTACACGAATCCATCTCACTCGTATTTTTTATTCATGCAAGTCAAAATTCTTTATTCGTCCAttttgtatcacccgtttagccCAAAGTTACCTTGGacggctgaaaacttgaaccatAGGAAAAAAACTAGGTTGACAAGAATTCTTCTACCTACATTGTAAAActtgccatgttcctccctacatttttttaatgtctatagggcatgtcaagtgataaaaaaattaaaggagAATTGTGATCCGgcatcctgattttgggtattttgggagggagaactaagacaaacatcacagtcgaCTCACACCATCCGcccttttgaattttcaataatcgagggattttgaagcaagtttcaacaatttcaacaTGGATCGATCTTGTGTGCAGGTAAGGTAAACAAAAACTATCCAAACTTTATAAGTTTTGGGGTGAACACATCGTTTTGcgatttcttttacttttgactTCTGTTGCTCTGCATTCAGTTGCCTTCCATTGTCGTCGCTTTTGACTAGGGAACTTATTTCTGGGTAGCATTCNNNNNNNNNNNNNNNNNNNNNNNNNNNNNNNNNNNNNNNNNNNNNNNNNNNCCATTTGAATATCTCCACATATCGTCTTTATGGTGGCTGCTTGCATATtcattgatgattttttgttcatgatgCTGAATTCTACCATTTCATGATTCTTCTCCTCCGTAATCTTCTTCCCTAACGTCTGAATTCTCAAATTGATAGGGTTCCCCTCCAATCCGATGGCATTGGCCAATGAGCGTTTGATGAAAGAAGTGGTACACCCTGAGTCCAGCAGGGCATATGTGATTGCTGCTTTTCCCGTGGGGCCTCGAACGGTGAGTTGGAGGACTGGCAAGACGGATTCTGCTGCGGACGAATTCGAACTTGTCAACACCACGGGGTTTTGAGTGTTCTGGTTCTCGATTTCTAGATTGTTGGCCGGCTGGACATGTGGCCTCTCTCTTCTCACCGGAATTGTCTGTTGAGAGTCCAGTTGGTTCACTCGAGGTCTCCCTTGACCCTCCCTTCTAGGGCGTGGCTTGCCGTATCCATAGTTGTTACGCACATTTCCTCCATTCTGAGGCGCATTATTCTGGAATCTAGGAGGGCTGTGGTAATCGACGTGAAGCAATACATGGTGGCTATAATTGCAGATCGAACAGCGGGGGGCGTTGCAGCTTTGGAAATGGTGTCTGCCGAGACACCTGTAGCACAAGTTATTTGTCCTAGCGATGTGCCTTCTAGTGTCAATAGAAATACTGCGGACTTTTCTACACTCGCTCACATTGGCATGCGCTCGCTCATCACAGAAGGGGCATCGATTCTCCTCCATTGTTCCCACTGCGTTGAACATCATCGTGGCTTTAGGTTCAGGATGCCTAGATTTGCTCGGTTGAGGGGAACTGCTGAATTTGTCcgctttcttctcctttttctgtTCAGCTGTTCGAGCCCGTACCACTGGGGAATCATACAAATTTATGGATTCAATAAGGAACTGAGAAAAGTCACTGATCAGTACGGGTTCCCCACGTGTGTCCATTTTCTGGACCTTTGATTTCCACTGCAGAAGCACCTCAAGTGGAAGCTTGTGCTCGATTGGTTGGATCAAGAGGGTAGCTAGTTGACGTGAGTCTTGGTCAATCAACTTGATCAACGCCACATAACTATTAACCGCCAATAAGAGTTCAAGCAGATTCAcgtttttctccttcaattgGTCAAGCTCTATAGTCATTTCACTCAACAAATCACGTTCCTTGCCATAAATCTGGTGGAGGTTCCCGATTGCGTCTCCATAGGTGCTGTGGGACGATGCTATTTGGAGGGCACGTCCTCTCAAGTGACGTTTCAAATATGAGAGTTTACTAGCAGAATCCAGGCCTGGATTTTTCTGATAAACGTCCCTGAAAGATGGCCACCactcaaaaaactttttcgaaCTATCTCCAGAGAAGACTGGAACCTCCAACGTGGGCAACTTATAGGTAGCTAGCGCCCCTAGGTGTCCTGGAACCACGGTGTCCACATCCCCTAACCATGAATTCATTCTGAGGGGGGAATCCACGGGTTGAGTAGGTGCTCTCATCAACGTTTGTCTAGATGTAGTGCTGTCCGGACTGTTGGGATATGTAAGGTTTCTCTTGGTCTCCCACATCGACACTGGCTTTGGGCTGGGCGTGCCAGTCGCTCGAA
This DNA window, taken from Tigriopus californicus strain San Diego chromosome 9, Tcal_SD_v2.1, whole genome shotgun sequence, encodes the following:
- the LOC131886002 gene encoding dynein light chain 1, cytoplasmic-like, whose protein sequence is METDRTTSKDHGTLFHQIMRSDRKAVTKNANMSEEMRQDAVHFATQALEKCNNEKDIAAYIKMEFDKKYNPTWYCIVGRNFGSYTTNETRHFIYFYLAR